A genomic stretch from Telopea speciosissima isolate NSW1024214 ecotype Mountain lineage chromosome 7, Tspe_v1, whole genome shotgun sequence includes:
- the LOC122668434 gene encoding probable inositol transporter 2 has protein sequence MASMTSPLYISEASPAKVRGALVSTNGFLITGGQFLSYLINLAFTKAPGTWRWMLGVAGLPAMFQFALMWFLPESPRWLYRKGREDEAKALLKRIYPVDEAEMEIQALKESIETEINCTTIGANLT, from the exons ATGGCATCGATGACATCTCCATTATACATCTCAGAAGCTTCTCCTGCTAAAGTCCGAGGTGCCTTGGTTAGTACCAATGGTTTCCTTATAACAGGAGGCCAGTTTCTGTCTTACCTGATCAACTTAGCATTCACCAAG GCTCCTGGGACATGGAGGTGGATGCTTGGAGTTGCAGGGTTACCAGCTATGTTTCAATTTGCACTAATGTGGTTTCTTCCAGAGTCACCACGCTGGCTTTATAGAAAG GGAAGGGAAGATGAAGCCAAAGCCTTACTCAAAAGAATCTACCCCGTGGATGAGGCTGAAATGGAGATACAAGCTCTGAAAGAGTCTATTGAGACAGAGATCAATTGCACTACTATAGGTGCAAATCTTACCTAA
- the LOC122666671 gene encoding receptor-like cytosolic serine/threonine-protein kinase RBK2: MEDVRESFSSPPCGHSSCFIALAGKTPETKVFPARDRKAVVRLPVSVSVRDLASADIMEKEREDEFSPREVLEDCVRSLESETGSSKASTSGSEAQPRATSHWHGLFRLLKGRSLRRFYTFPPVNVFSRRKGRNIGEKQCPTINPPEETDLDHLKPSWKNFTLSELQIATKNFSSENLIGKGGYAEVYKGCLQDGQLVAIKQLTRGTSEEKTAAFLSELGIIVHVNHPNTAKLIGYGVEGGMHIVLELSPHGSLASLLHGPKETLVWSIRYKIALGTADGLQYLHESCQKRIIHRDIKAANILLTEEYEPQICDFGLAKWLPEQWTHHTVSKFEGTFGYLAPEYFMHGIVDEKTDVFSFGVLLLELITGRRALDNSQQSLVMWAKPLLDKNDMRELADPSLDNDYDPQQMSRAISTASLCTHHSSLLRPRMSQVVQLLRGEGILESPKQCQRPSLQRTYSDELQYAEEYNLTRYLNDLTRHKQIAMEF, translated from the exons ATGGAAGATGTCCGAgaatctttttcttctcctccatg CGGACATAGTAGCTGTTTCATTGCTCTCGCCGGAAAAACCCCAGAAACCAAGGTTTTTCCGGCTAGGGACAGAAAGGCAGTTGTTCGGCTTCCTGTTTCTGTCTCTGTTCGAG ACCTAGCATCTGCAGATATTATGGAGAAGGAGCGAGAAGACGAATTCTCTCCTAGAGAAGTCCTCGAAGACTGCGTGAGGAGCTTAGAATCAGAAACAGGTTCTTCCAAGGCCAGCACCTCTGGCTCTGAAGCTCAACCCAGGGCCACTTCTCATTGGCATGGATTATTCCGTTTATTAAAAGGTAGATCCTTGAGGCGTTTTTACACCTTTCCTCCTGTTAATGTTTTTtctagaagaaagggaagaaatatCGGAGAAAAACAGTGCCCAACAATCAATCCACCTGAAGAAACTGATTTGGACCATCTAAAACCGTCCTGGAAGAACTTCACGCTTTCAGAACTACAAATTGCGACTAAAAATTTCAGTTCTG AAAATTTGATTGGTAAAGGTGGTTATGCCGAAGTTTATAAGGGGTGTTTGCAAGATGGGCAGCTTGTTGCAATTAAGCAACTGACCCGGGGAACTTCAGAAGAGAAAACGGCGGCCTTCTTATCGGAGCTTGGAATCATAGTCCATGTAAACCATCCTAATACTGCTAAATTGATAGGATACGGAGTGGAAGGAGGAATGCACATTGTTCTTGAATTGTCTCCACATGGGAGCTTAGCATCTCTACTTCATG GTCCAAAGGAGACACTAGTATGGAGCATCAGGTATAAGATTGCTTTAGGGACAGCTGATGGTCTCCAGTATCTTCATGAGAGTTGTCAAAAGAGAATCATTCACAGAGATATCAAGGCTGCTAATATTTTGCTTACAGAAGAGTATGAGCCTCAG ATTTGTGATTTTGGGCTTGCAAAGTGGTTACCTGAACAATGGACTCACCATACTGTATCAAAATTTGAAGGCACATTTGG CTATCTTGCCCCTGAGTACTTCATGCATGGTATAGTAGATGAGAAGACAGATGTCTTTTCTTTCGGGGTACTACTTTTAGAGCTCATAACTGGGCGACGAGCTTTGGATAACTCGCAGCAAAGTCTAGTCATGTGG GCCAAGCCTTTGCTGGATAAGAATGATATGAGGGAGCTTGCTGATCCTTCTCTTGATAATGACTATGACCCACAGCAGATGAGTCGTGCAATTTCAACAGCTTCTTTGTGCACCCACCATTCTTCACTTTTACGGCCTCGAATGAGTCAG GTAGTACAACTTCTAAGAGGTGAAGGCATTCTGGAGAGCCCAAAACAATGTCAAAGACCATCTCTTCAAAGAACCTACTCAGATGAGCTGCAATATGCAGAAGAATACAACTTAACAAGGTATCTGAATGATCTTACTCGGCATAAGCAGATTGCTATGGAGTTTTGA